The following is a genomic window from Verrucosispora sp. WMMD573.
GACGTGCACGTTGGCGCCGGCCTTGTGCAGCAGGGCGGCGACGGCGAGGGCGGGGGCGTCGCGTACGTCGTCGGTGTTGGGTTTGAAGGTGGCGCCGAGCACGGCGATGCGGGTGCCGGACAGGTCGGGGCCGGCGGGACCGGAGCGGCGACCGAGCAGGTCGGCGGCGAGTTGCAGCACGCGGGTGCGTCGGCGCAGGTTGATCAGGTCGACCTCGTGCAGGAAGCGCAGGGCCTCACCGGCGCCGAGTTCCTGGGCGCGGGCCTGGAAGGCGCGGATGTCCTTGGGCAGGCAGGCGCCGCCGAAGCCGAGGCCGGCCTGGAGGAAGCGGTTGCCGATGCGCGGGTCGTAGCCGATTGCCTTGGCGAGCTGGGTGACGTCGCCGCCGGAGGCCTCGCAGACCTCGGCCATGGCGTTGATGAAGGAGATCTTGGTGGCCAGGAAGGCGTTCGCGGCGACCTTGACCAGCTCGGCGGTGGCGAAGTCGGTGACGACGAGGGGTACTTCCCGGTCCTCGGTGGCGGCGAGGTCGAATACGCCCTTGTGGGCGGCGTAGAGCATGCCGTTGGCCCACTCGCTCTTGACGCCGACCACGATCCGGTTGGGGCGCAGCACGTCGTCGACGGCGAAGCCCTCCTGGAGGAACTCGGGGCTCCAGGCGACCTCTACGCCGAGGTCGGCGGAGGCGTGCTTGCCGACGAGTTGCTCCACCCATTCGGCGGTGCCGACCGGGACCGTGGACTTGCCGACGATCAGCGCCTTGCGGGTCAGGTGCTGAGCCAGGCCGGTGACCGACGCCTCGACGTACGACAGGTCGGCGCCCATCCCGTCGGCCCGCTGGGGGGTGCCGACGCAGATGAAGTGCACGTCACCGAAGTCGGCGGTCTCGGCGATGTCGGTGCTGAACCGCAGCCGACCGGCGGCCAGGTTACGCCGCAGCAACTCGTCCAGGCCGGGCTCGTGGATCGGCACCTCACCCGCGTTCAGCTTGGCGATCTTGTCCGCGTCGACGTCGAACCCGAGCACCTCGTAGCCGAGTTCCGCGTAGCAGATGGCGTAGGTCGCGCCGAGGTAGCCGGTGCCCAGGAAGGTCACCCGGGGGCGGGAGGCGCCCGAGGGGGGAGTGACCGCCGCGATGGCGGGCACCGGCTGGGTGTTCGGGTACGGGATGGTCACGCCTGTCTTCTCCGCTCGCACTGGCGCCGCGTGGCTGCGTCGCATTCCTTTGCGGCGCCGAGGCGGGGCGCCGGAGAGGTGGTGGTTCGTCTGCTGGGTTCCATCATCGCCGAGCGGCTTCAGGGTTTCGTCTTGCCCCAGCCTACGCGCCGGTAACATCACCTGAACTGTGGTCGTTATCCTTCAGTCTGCGCGGTGGGTGTCCAGGTGACGCTACAGACTGCGCATGATAGCGGTGAAGGGGAGGGGCCGACATGGCCGCAGAGCAGTCGTTCGACGCGTACCGCCTGCCGGAGGAGCACGAGGCGATCCGGGAAGCGGTGCGTGAGGTCTGTGCGGCCAAGGTGGCTCCGCACGCCGCCGAGGCCGATGAGACAGGTGAGTTCCCGAAGGCGTCGTACGACGCGCTACGTGCCGCCGACTTCCACGCACCGCACATCCCGGTCGAGTACGGCGGGGCCGGCGCGGACGCGCTGGCCACGGCAATCGTGATCGAGGAGGTCGCGCGGGCCTGCGCCTCGTCGTCGCTGATCCCGGCGGTGAACAAGCTGGGCACGATGCCGCTGCTGCTGGCCGGCTCCGACGATCTCAAGCGCCGGTACCTGACTCCGGTCGCCAGCGGCGAGGCGATGTTCTCGTACTGCCTCTCCGAGCCGGAGGCGGGCAGCGACGCGGCCGCGATGACCACCCGGGCGGTACGTGACGGCGATCACTGGGTGCTCAACGGCGTGAAGCGTTGGATCACCAACGCCGGTGTCTCGGAGTTCTACACCGTCTTCGCGGCGACCGACCCCACCGCCCGGTCCCGGGGCATCTCCGCCTTCGTGGTCGAGAAGTCCGATCCGGGGGTGAGCTTCGGCGCGCCCGAGAAGAAGTTGGGCATCAAGGGCTCCCCGACCCGCGAGGTCTACCTGGACAACGTCCGGATCCCGGCGGACCGGATGATCGGCGCCGAGGGCACCGGCTTCGCCACCGCGATGAAGACCCTGGACCACACCCGGGTCACCATCGCCGCCCAGGCGGTGGGCATCGCGCAGGGTGCGCTCGACTACGCCAAGGGTTACGTCGCCGAGCGCCGGCAGTTCGGCAAGGCGGTCGCCGAGTTCCAGGGTGTGCAGTTCATGCTCGCCGACATGGGCATGAAACTGGAGGCGGCCCGGCAGCTGACGTACGCGGCGGCCGGCCGGTCCGAGCGTGGCGACGCCGATCTGACCTACTTCGGCGCGGCGGCGAAGTGCTTCGCCTCGGACGCCGCCATGGAGATCACCACCGACGCGGTCCAGCTGCTCGGCGGCTACGGCTACACCCGTGACTACCCGGTCGAGCGGATGATGCGGGATGCCAAGATCACCCAGATCTACGAGGGTACGAACCAGGTGCAGCGCATCGTGATGGCCCGCCAACTGCTCAAGGGCTGACGGCCCGGGGAGAACCAGCGTCACCTCCGCCCGTGCGGTTGTCGGGCGGAGGTGACGATCGGTGATGCGGGTTCAGCTGGTGGCGTCGTCGCGTCGGGGCAGGTTGCCCGGCGGCGCCGACCAGGGCGACCCACCTCCGGTACGCCGGGGCAGCGGCTCGGTCGGCGTCGAATCCGGATCCGGATAGCCCAGGCTCAGCGGCGCGGTGTCCCGTTCCGTCGACGGGTTCGGTGACCAGTCGGTCGACGTCGGGTCCGTTGCCGGAGCGTCGGGTGTCACCGACGCTGGTGCCGGCACCGGGGCTGGCCAACGCCGCCAGCGTTGCCCACTGAACGTCGCGATCAGCAGCAGCATGCCGATCAGGAAGAGCGTGCCGTTCTCCACCGGCAACCCCAACGGCAGCGGGTCGCCGAGAAACTCCCCGTCGGACGGGATGCGTTCGCGTACCTCAAAGGGCGCGATGAACAGTCCGACGTACGGGGTGACCAGCAGCAGTCCGGCCACCAGCGGGCCGAGCGGTGAGATGCGTAGCGTGCCGAGCAGGCCCAGCACGATGCCGCCGACAGCGAGGTACACGGCCGGTTCGATGAGGTTTGCCGTGTTGGAGGTGCCGATCTCCACCCACCGGTCGACGGTGCCGGCCGACCCGTCCTGACCGAGGGTGATCAGCACCCAGGTGACCGGCACCACCACCAGCCCTGCGAGGAAGCTCCACAGATGTCGCATCCGCGCACCGTACCGTTTCCGACATGACCGAGCACCCCGCCACCGCCCTGCCGGGCAAGCCGACCTCGTACTCCCGGGTAACCCTCAGCCGGATCATGACCGCTGTGGATGTGAACCTGTACGGAACGGTGCACGGCGGGGTGTTGATGAAGTTCGTCGACGACGTGGCCGGCGCGGCGGCGGCACGGCACAGCGGCGGTACGGCGGTGACTGCCGCGATCGACGAGATCGTCTTCTCGGAGGCCGTCCGGGTGGGCGACCTGGTGCACGCGTACGCCCAGGTGAACTGGACCGGGCAGACCTCGATGGAGGTCGGCGTGCGGGTGATGGCGGAGCGCTGGGACTCGGCCGACGAGGTGCCGGTGCGGGTGGCCACCGCGTACCTCGTCTTTGTCGGGGTCGAGGTTGGTGGCGCGCCCCGGCCGGTGCGTCCGGTGCTACCGGAGACGCCGGAGGACGAGCGGCGCTGGCGGGAGGCGGAGATCCGCCGCGCCCACCGGCTGGCCCGCCGTCAGGCCATCCAGGCGGCCCGCAGCGAACCCTGAGGCCGCCGGCCGGCTCTGCTTCGGCGGCGATCGGCAGCCCCTCCCTGCGCCATGGCCACACTGGTCTGCCGCCGGGGGTGTGGTGCGGGCACATGCGCCCGCAGGGTGCGGGTGCGGAGAATGACGCTTCGAGGTAGGGCAAGATGGCGCCACGGCCCACCGCACAGCGTCGTGCCGGGCCAGGGGAGGAGTGGACCAGTGACGGACGTGCTGTGGACGCCACCGGCGGACGTGCTCCAGCGGTCCCGGATCGGGGCTTACCTGCGTTGGCTCGACGAGCACCGGGGGCTGACGTTCGCCGACTACGACGCGTTGTGGCGGTGGTCGGTCACCGACCTGGACGCGTTCTGGCGGTCGATCTGGGACCACTTCGGCGTCGTCGCGCACACCCCGCCGACCGCCACCCTGACCGACCGGGACATGCCGGGCACCCGGTGGTTCCCTGGCGCCACCCTCAACTACGCCGAGAACGTGCTGCGGATGCCGGGACGGGCCGACGACGAGCCGGTGGTCGTGGCACACGGGCAGACCCGGGCGCCGGTCACCCTCACCGCCGGGCAACTGCGCGAGCAGGTCCGCCGGGTCGCCGCCGGGCTGCGCCGGCTCGGCGTCACCACCGGCGACCGGGTGGCGGCGTACGCCCCGAACATCCCCGAGACGTACGTGCTGATGCTGGCCAGCGCCAGCCTCGGTGCCATCTTCTCGTCCTGTGCGCCGGAGTTCGGCACCCGCAGCGTGACCGACCGGTGGCAGCAGATCGAGCCGAAGATCCTGGTCGCGGTGGACGGCTACCGCTACGGCGACAAGCCGGTGGACCGGCGCGCCGAGGTGGCCGCGATCCGGGCCGCGCTGCCGTCGCTGCGGCACACCGTCTCGATTCCCTACCTCGACCCCGACGGTTCCCCGGCGGACGGGGCACTGGCCTGGACGGAGCTGGCGGCCGAGACCGACGAACCGCTGGCCTGCACCCCGGTGCCGTTCGACCACCCGCTGTACGTGCTCTACTCCTCCGGCACCACCGGGCTGCCCAAGCCGATCGTGCACGGACACGGCGGAATTCTGCTGGAACATTTGAAGATGCTCGCCCTGCATCACGATCTCGGCCCGGCGGACCGGTTCTTCTGGTTCACCACCACCGGCTGGATGATGTGGAACTTCCTGATCTCCGGGCCGGCGGTGGGCGCGGCGATCGTGCTGTTCGACGGCAACCCCGGCCACCCTGACCTGGGCGAGATGTGGCGGCTGGCCGAGCAGACCGGCACCACGTACTGCGGCACCTCCGCGCCCTTCCTGCTGGCCTGCCGCAAGGCCGGGCTGGTCCCGCGCGAGATCGCCGACCTCTCCGCGCTGCGCGGCCTCGGCTCCACCGGCGCGCCGCTGCCCGCAGAGGGCTTCACCTGGGTGTACGACACGGTCGGCAGCGATCTTCAGCTCCAGTCGCTCTCCGGCGGCACGGACGTCTGCACCGGTTTCGTCGGCGGCGTACCGCTGCTGCCGGTGCACGCCGGTGAGATCGCCTGCCGGGCCCTGGGCGCCAAGGTGGAGGCCCGTTCTCCGGATGGCACCCCGGTCATCGGGGAACTGGGCGAGCTGGTGATCACCGAGCCGATGCCGAGCATGCCGGTAGGTTTCTGGAACGATCCGGACGGGGTCCGCTACCGGGAGGCGTACTTCGACGTCTATCCCGGGGTGTGGCGGCACGGGGACTGGATCACCATCAACGCCCGGGGCGGGTGCGTCATCACCGGCCGCTCCGATGCCACCCTCAACCGGGGCGGCGTACGGCTCGGCACCGCCGAGTTCTACTCCGTCGTGGAGGGGCTGGACGAGGTCGTCGACTCGGTGGTGGTGCACCTGGAGGACGGCGAGGGCGGCGCCGGTGAGCTGCTGCTGTTCGTGGTGCTGGCCGAGGGAATGACGCTCAACGACGAGTTGCGCCGGACGATCTGCCGCGAGCTGCGCACCGCGTTGTCCCCCCGACACGTACCCGACGAGATCCACCAGGTCCGCGCGGTGCCACGCACCCTGTCGGCGAAGAAGCTCGAGGTACCGGTCAAGAAGATCCTCACCGGTACCCCGGTCGACCAGGCCGCCGCCAAGGGCGCCCTGGCCAACCCCGAGTCCCTGGCCGCCTTCGCCACCCTGGCTGAACTTCGCACCCCGGACCGCTCCACCACCTGATCCGATCCCCAGACGCCGCCCCCTCGACCCGCCCGCCCCCGGGTCTCGCCGCGGGTTCTGGCGTATAGGAGCCGGGCGCGCTGGTAGCCAGGACCCCCGCTGCGGTGATCGGGGGTCATAGACGAGTTGATACCCGTCCTCACTCAGCGTGCTGTCGCAGCTCGCCCAACCAACACCCCTCTTCCTCCTTTGCTCTGCTTCAACCCACGCAACAGTTACTCTCCGCAGTTTTCTGGCGCGCGAGTGTCGCCGGACCCCAACCGCGTCGTCGCAGTTCAGCGGGTTGTGCGTCGGTTGAAGCAGAGCAAAGGACGGGAGGGGGAACGCCTCCGGGCGCGGGCACGGCAACGGTGGGTGACAACCACGGAGGGTGAGGTTCGACTCGAAGTTTCGACTCGGTGGATCGATCGTTGCCTCGGAAGGGGTTCTCGCAAGGGGAGGTCGACCCAGTCAGGTCAGGCCGAGCGGGCCAGTCGGATCGGGCAGGGGACGAGCCCCGGTAGACCGGGATACGCGGGCGAACTGGGCCGAGGTGGGATGGGTGGGGGCGGACAGGGCCGAGAGGGGTGGGCAGGTCAGCGGAGGGTCTGGGTTACGCGTTCCGTCGATTGACGGTCGGCCAGGCGGGCCGGATCCGGGTGGGCGCAGAGCACCAGGGTGGCGCCCGCGCTGAGTGGGGCCAGCAGCCAGTCGAGCGGGTCCGGGTGCCGGTCGACGTCCACGAGGAGCCGGCCGCCGCGGGAGATACCGAGGTCGGCGGCGCGGGCGGCGGCCCGGGCGCGCAGCGTGGTGTGGTCCGGCCCTCCCGGGGGGTACGCCGTGAAGTGGTCGCCGTGTGCGCGTACCTCGGTGACGTAGTCGGCGAAGCCCGCCGGTACCTCCCGCAGCGGCAGCGCGAACGGGTGCAACGCCAGCGCGTACCGGTCGGCGGCCGACCAGGCGTCGGCCTCGGCGACACGGTCGGCAGCGGCGAAGAGCACGTCCACCTCGCCCGGCGGGTCGGCGCCCGGCGATCCGGTCGGCCGAACCGTCAACCCGGCCGACCAGCAGCCGAGCAGCACGGCGGCGCTCTGCCAGTGTGGCGGCAGCAGCACCGCCGCGGTGCCGCCCGGCCCGAGGGCCAGTTCGTCGACGAGCAGGTTGGCGGTCTTGGCCACCCAGTTCGCCAGGGTCGCTCCGGAAAGCTCGGTGCGTTCGCCGGACGCGTCGTCGTACCAGGTCAGCAGCGGGCGGTTCGGGTCGGTCGCGATCACGTCGGTGAAGACCCGGGCAATGTTGTCGGCCATCGGCGCGAACGATACGCGCCCGGCGGCCGTACTCGATGACAACGACAAGTCGGCGTACCGTCGGGTCGCAGTCAGCGTCCGCGCCGGGCTCCGGCGTAGGCTTGCCGGAGTGTCGTTCCCCACAGTCCCGCCACCGCAAGGAGTCGCCCCGTGACCGCCGGTCGCCCGCCCCGCGTGCTCATCGACGCCACGAGTGTTCCCGCCGATCGCGGCGGCGTCGGTAGATACGTCGATGGCCTGCTCGGCGCCCTCGGCAAGGTGTGCGGATCGGCGGTGGACCTGGTGGTGGTCAGCCTCCGCACCGATCTTGAGCGCTACCGCCGGAAGCTGCCCCCCGCGGAGATCATCCCGGCGCCGGCCGCGGTCGCGCACCGGCCGGCCCGGCTCGCCTGGGAGCAGACCGGGCTGCCGCTGCTCGCCCAACAGGTCGGTGCTGAGGTGCTGCACTCGCCCTTCTACACCTGCCCGCTGCGGGCCGGCTGTCCGGTGACCGTGACGGTGCACGATGCGACGTTCTTCACCGAGCCGGAGCACTACGACAAGTCCCGCCGGACGTTCTTCCGCAGCGCCATCAAGACCTCGCTGAGGCGAGCGGACCGGGTGATCGTCCCCAGCAAGGCCACCCGCGACGAGTTGATCCGGCTGCTGGACGCTGACCCGACCCGGATCGACGTGGCCTACCACGGCGTGGACCATGACGCCTTCCACGCGCCCGGCGACGAGGAGAAGGCCCGGGTCCGGGCCCGCCTGGGGCTCGGCGGTAGCAGTTACGTCGCGTTCCTCGGTGCCAAGGAGCCCCGCAAGAACGTGCCGAACCTGATCCGGGGCTGGGTCCGGGCGGTCGCCGACCGGCAGGACCCGCCGGCAC
Proteins encoded in this region:
- a CDS encoding glycosyltransferase family 1 protein, producing MTAGRPPRVLIDATSVPADRGGVGRYVDGLLGALGKVCGSAVDLVVVSLRTDLERYRRKLPPAEIIPAPAAVAHRPARLAWEQTGLPLLAQQVGAEVLHSPFYTCPLRAGCPVTVTVHDATFFTEPEHYDKSRRTFFRSAIKTSLRRADRVIVPSKATRDELIRLLDADPTRIDVAYHGVDHDAFHAPGDEEKARVRARLGLGGSSYVAFLGAKEPRKNVPNLIRGWVRAVADRQDPPALVVAGGQGHDDDIDRAVAEVPSHLRLLRPGYLRYGDLPGFLGGALVAAYPSYGEGFGLPILEAMACAAPVLTTPRLSLPEVGGDAVAYTSEDPDQIATDLAALLDDEPRRLSLAKAGFDRAKEFTWGSSAEVHIAAWTRART
- a CDS encoding hotdog domain-containing protein; translated protein: MTEHPATALPGKPTSYSRVTLSRIMTAVDVNLYGTVHGGVLMKFVDDVAGAAAARHSGGTAVTAAIDEIVFSEAVRVGDLVHAYAQVNWTGQTSMEVGVRVMAERWDSADEVPVRVATAYLVFVGVEVGGAPRPVRPVLPETPEDERRWREAEIRRAHRLARRQAIQAARSEP
- a CDS encoding UDP-glucose/GDP-mannose dehydrogenase family protein, translated to MTIPYPNTQPVPAIAAVTPPSGASRPRVTFLGTGYLGATYAICYAELGYEVLGFDVDADKIAKLNAGEVPIHEPGLDELLRRNLAAGRLRFSTDIAETADFGDVHFICVGTPQRADGMGADLSYVEASVTGLAQHLTRKALIVGKSTVPVGTAEWVEQLVGKHASADLGVEVAWSPEFLQEGFAVDDVLRPNRIVVGVKSEWANGMLYAAHKGVFDLAATEDREVPLVVTDFATAELVKVAANAFLATKISFINAMAEVCEASGGDVTQLAKAIGYDPRIGNRFLQAGLGFGGACLPKDIRAFQARAQELGAGEALRFLHEVDLINLRRRTRVLQLAADLLGRRSGPAGPDLSGTRIAVLGATFKPNTDDVRDAPALAVAALLHKAGANVHVYDPQGMENARRAVPELTYEPDMAEAVTGADLVCVLTEWADFRNADPSHLGDLVAGRRIVDARNCLDPALWTQAGWEYRGMGRP
- a CDS encoding acyl-CoA dehydrogenase family protein, producing the protein MAAEQSFDAYRLPEEHEAIREAVREVCAAKVAPHAAEADETGEFPKASYDALRAADFHAPHIPVEYGGAGADALATAIVIEEVARACASSSLIPAVNKLGTMPLLLAGSDDLKRRYLTPVASGEAMFSYCLSEPEAGSDAAAMTTRAVRDGDHWVLNGVKRWITNAGVSEFYTVFAATDPTARSRGISAFVVEKSDPGVSFGAPEKKLGIKGSPTREVYLDNVRIPADRMIGAEGTGFATAMKTLDHTRVTIAAQAVGIAQGALDYAKGYVAERRQFGKAVAEFQGVQFMLADMGMKLEAARQLTYAAAGRSERGDADLTYFGAAAKCFASDAAMEITTDAVQLLGGYGYTRDYPVERMMRDAKITQIYEGTNQVQRIVMARQLLKG
- a CDS encoding acetoacetate--CoA ligase, whose amino-acid sequence is MTDVLWTPPADVLQRSRIGAYLRWLDEHRGLTFADYDALWRWSVTDLDAFWRSIWDHFGVVAHTPPTATLTDRDMPGTRWFPGATLNYAENVLRMPGRADDEPVVVAHGQTRAPVTLTAGQLREQVRRVAAGLRRLGVTTGDRVAAYAPNIPETYVLMLASASLGAIFSSCAPEFGTRSVTDRWQQIEPKILVAVDGYRYGDKPVDRRAEVAAIRAALPSLRHTVSIPYLDPDGSPADGALAWTELAAETDEPLACTPVPFDHPLYVLYSSGTTGLPKPIVHGHGGILLEHLKMLALHHDLGPADRFFWFTTTGWMMWNFLISGPAVGAAIVLFDGNPGHPDLGEMWRLAEQTGTTYCGTSAPFLLACRKAGLVPREIADLSALRGLGSTGAPLPAEGFTWVYDTVGSDLQLQSLSGGTDVCTGFVGGVPLLPVHAGEIACRALGAKVEARSPDGTPVIGELGELVITEPMPSMPVGFWNDPDGVRYREAYFDVYPGVWRHGDWITINARGGCVITGRSDATLNRGGVRLGTAEFYSVVEGLDEVVDSVVVHLEDGEGGAGELLLFVVLAEGMTLNDELRRTICRELRTALSPRHVPDEIHQVRAVPRTLSAKKLEVPVKKILTGTPVDQAAAKGALANPESLAAFATLAELRTPDRSTT
- a CDS encoding TIGR03089 family protein, whose translation is MADNIARVFTDVIATDPNRPLLTWYDDASGERTELSGATLANWVAKTANLLVDELALGPGGTAAVLLPPHWQSAAVLLGCWSAGLTVRPTGSPGADPPGEVDVLFAAADRVAEADAWSAADRYALALHPFALPLREVPAGFADYVTEVRAHGDHFTAYPPGGPDHTTLRARAAARAADLGISRGGRLLVDVDRHPDPLDWLLAPLSAGATLVLCAHPDPARLADRQSTERVTQTLR